Sequence from the Methanosarcina siciliae T4/M genome:
GTCTTTGGGGATCAGTGAAGCGTTTGATTTAAGGCCTGACTATATAATTAGCGTGATAAAGGATACGAAAGCAAAGCGTGTGGGCTTTCAGTTTCCTGAAGGGCTGAAACGCAAAGGTCCGGAGCTTGCAAAAATCGTTGAGAAGGCAACCGGAGCTGAGGTGCTCATCTCGGGCGATCCCTGTTTCGGAGCGTGCGACCTTGACAGGACGCTTCTTGACCATGTTGAGCTTCTTTTCCACTTCGGGCATGCGGAACTGGAAGATGTCCGGCTTTCGGATAAGGTGTACTTTATCGAAACCCGCTCCTCGGTTGATGTCCGACCCGTTGTCGAGAAGGCTCTTCCGGAACTTAAAGGAGAGATAATCGGACTGATTACCACTGTCCAGCATGTCCACAAACTCCCTGACGTGTGCAGGGTGCTTGAGAGCGGGGGAAAGACCTGCGTCATCGGGCGCGGGGACTCCAGGCTTGCCTATGCAGGGCAGGTACTCGGCTGCAATTTCTCGGCAGCAAGGGATGAAGTCTGTGATGAGTACCTTTATATCGGAAGCGGGGACTTCCATCCGCTGGGGGTAGCCCTTTCTACAAAAAAACGTGTCCTTGCAGCTGACCCCTTTTCCGGAGAAGTCCGGGAAGTTGACCCTTCAAGGATTCTCCGCCAGCGGAGTGCGGTAATTGCAAAGTCTCTGGATGCACAGGTTTTCGGGATCATTGTCTCAAGCAAAAACGGACAGATGAGGATGGAACTCGCCTCTTCTCTCAAAGAAATTGCAAAAAAACACGGAAAAGAAGCTCACCTGATCCTTATCGATCTCGTAACCCCTGACCAGTTACTTCAGTTCAAAGTGGATGCTTTTGTAAATACTGCCTGCCCACGGCTTGCCGTGGACGAAGTTGGCCGTTTCCCCTCTCCAATGCTGACTCCCCAGGAGTTTGAGATCGTGCTT
This genomic interval carries:
- the dph2 gene encoding diphthamide biosynthesis enzyme Dph2, whose protein sequence is MSLGISEAFDLRPDYIISVIKDTKAKRVGFQFPEGLKRKGPELAKIVEKATGAEVLISGDPCFGACDLDRTLLDHVELLFHFGHAELEDVRLSDKVYFIETRSSVDVRPVVEKALPELKGEIIGLITTVQHVHKLPDVCRVLESGGKTCVIGRGDSRLAYAGQVLGCNFSAARDEVCDEYLYIGSGDFHPLGVALSTKKRVLAADPFSGEVREVDPSRILRQRSAVIAKSLDAQVFGIIVSSKNGQMRMELASSLKEIAKKHGKEAHLILIDLVTPDQLLQFKVDAFVNTACPRLAVDEVGRFPSPMLTPQEFEIVLEEREWERLVLDEITEEPV